From the genome of Winogradskyella forsetii, one region includes:
- a CDS encoding helix-turn-helix transcriptional regulator, which yields MNRIKEVLKEKGITQTWLAKQMDKSYNTVNEYARNKRQPSLEDLYEIAEILNVSAKDLLIDKNELK from the coding sequence ATGAACCGAATTAAAGAAGTCCTAAAAGAAAAAGGAATTACACAAACTTGGCTTGCCAAACAAATGGACAAGAGCTATAATACCGTAAATGAATACGCTCGAAATAAAAGACAACCGAGTTTGGAAGATTTATACGAAATAGCAGAAATCCTTAATGTTTCAGCAAAGGATTTACTAATCGACAAAAACGAATTAAAGTGA
- a CDS encoding YiiX/YebB-like N1pC/P60 family cysteine hydrolase → MYIINFSKLRVGDILLTRKHDRECKLIRKLTNSDYSHAILYVGVGSGIESNGLGVQSINTTRTIYKFPNDVQILRYNKSNFEHIMEDVINFARQKIGTEYSTKEARLAKLEENIEAKETNRQFCTRFVAQSYKNAGIIVVPNPDYCSPKELMESDYFDLIDSCLEKGTKEQIDYANEKDNPISQQTDITNEIFEFARSISNTDIQTFEQLSKYVLENRTKEPEITEFIRSSGYLTMWKKDIERNPWYYDYQKALEHYKSSEERKGNGKFFSDTEEYTRHRFLVSLDAMKYGYSFFKQDFFKDQIELCEKLIELSNQRESVGNKLLSE, encoded by the coding sequence ATGTACATTATTAATTTCAGCAAATTACGAGTTGGAGATATTCTTCTAACTCGCAAACACGACAGAGAGTGTAAATTGATTAGAAAATTGACCAATTCTGATTATTCTCACGCAATTCTTTACGTTGGTGTCGGAAGTGGAATAGAATCGAATGGTCTTGGTGTTCAATCTATAAATACTACACGAACGATATACAAATTCCCAAATGATGTACAAATATTAAGATACAACAAATCAAATTTTGAGCACATTATGGAAGATGTGATAAATTTTGCAAGACAAAAAATTGGAACTGAATATTCAACAAAAGAAGCAAGATTAGCGAAGTTAGAAGAGAATATTGAGGCAAAAGAAACAAACAGACAATTTTGCACGCGTTTTGTGGCTCAATCATATAAAAACGCTGGAATTATAGTTGTTCCAAATCCAGACTATTGTTCACCAAAAGAATTGATGGAATCTGATTACTTTGATTTAATAGATAGCTGTTTAGAAAAAGGAACTAAAGAACAAATTGATTATGCAAATGAAAAGGACAATCCTATTAGTCAACAGACTGATATAACTAATGAAATCTTTGAGTTTGCGAGAAGTATTTCCAATACAGATATTCAAACTTTTGAACAACTTTCTAAATATGTTTTAGAAAATAGAACAAAAGAACCTGAAATAACTGAGTTTATTCGCAGTTCTGGATACTTAACGATGTGGAAAAAAGACATTGAGAGGAATCCTTGGTATTATGACTATCAAAAGGCTTTAGAACATTATAAAAGTTCAGAGGAAAGAAAAGGAAATGGAAAGTTTTTTTCAGACACAGAAGAATATACGAGGCATCGATTTTTAGTTTCGTTAGATGCAATGAAATATGGATATAGCTTTTTTAAACAAGATTTTTTTAAAGACCAAATTGAACTTTGCGAAAAGCTAATAGAATTAAGTAATCAAAGAGAATCCGTAGGAAACAAACTTCTGAGCGAATAA
- a CDS encoding HsdM family class I SAM-dependent methyltransferase, giving the protein MSKKEKDLDIFISRLLDNAKIKYSADGSSIKEINDALKTASKKGTGRVGFPEFVGISNDFIIVIEDKAELEKQANYVNEEQAEYKVDTKSLKDYAENGALHYGKHIIENTNFKKVFAFGCSGDEKHHIIRPIYIDSSGYKLLQPVDNFENFSAKNIEKYYKEQVLGETPPEILETEEIIKKAGELHEMLRNYGQLRDTEKPLVVSAILLALSEKTFKIEHLEGDTVKTDGDIIFDALISHMKRVQVQPEVKKQQLLNQFIIIKDRTILNKKDERLKEETSKETYLEKSPLRYFTEYIQKNIISSIKANTAEDILGKFYGEFISYGGGDGQTLGVVLTPKHITELFCELVDLKPSDNVFDPCCGTGGFLISAMHKMLEQAKPEEIETIKKHRLHGIEIREDMFAIASTNMILRGDGKSNLLKDDFLRMPISKLREKNYTVGFINPPYSQAKGKDTSHLSEIHFTEHLLDGLADNARCVLIVPQSTMVGKTKEDKQVKKRILEKHTLEGVITLNKETFYGVGTNPCLAIFTAHKPHSTNKFCKFINYEDDGFIVRKHLGLVESERAKERKAHLLNCWLHDSPAESKFMVKTTIEPVDEWLHSFYYFNDEIPKEEDFENTMSDYLTFEFNMIAQGKSYLFDKTK; this is encoded by the coding sequence GTGAGCAAAAAAGAAAAAGACCTTGATATATTTATTAGCAGACTTTTAGATAATGCTAAAATTAAATATAGTGCTGACGGAAGTAGCATTAAAGAAATTAATGATGCTTTAAAAACAGCTTCCAAAAAAGGAACAGGACGTGTTGGATTTCCAGAATTTGTTGGTATTTCAAATGATTTTATAATCGTAATTGAAGATAAAGCAGAATTAGAAAAACAAGCTAACTATGTTAACGAGGAACAAGCAGAATATAAAGTAGACACTAAATCTCTTAAAGATTACGCAGAAAATGGAGCATTGCATTACGGAAAGCACATAATAGAAAACACAAATTTCAAGAAGGTATTTGCATTTGGTTGTTCTGGAGACGAAAAACACCATATAATTAGACCAATTTATATTGACTCAAGCGGTTACAAACTTTTACAACCAGTTGATAATTTTGAGAATTTTTCAGCTAAAAACATTGAGAAATATTATAAAGAACAAGTATTAGGCGAAACACCACCTGAAATTTTAGAAACAGAAGAAATAATAAAGAAAGCTGGAGAATTACACGAAATGCTTCGTAATTATGGACAGCTTCGTGATACAGAAAAGCCTTTAGTTGTTTCTGCTATTCTTTTAGCATTAAGTGAGAAAACTTTTAAAATAGAACATTTAGAAGGCGATACAGTAAAAACTGATGGAGACATAATCTTTGACGCTTTAATTTCTCATATGAAACGTGTTCAAGTCCAGCCAGAAGTTAAAAAACAACAATTACTTAACCAGTTCATCATAATAAAAGATAGAACTATTTTAAACAAAAAAGACGAACGTTTAAAAGAAGAAACTTCTAAAGAAACATATTTAGAAAAATCACCATTAAGATATTTTACAGAATATATCCAAAAAAATATAATTAGTTCAATAAAAGCAAATACAGCTGAAGATATACTCGGAAAATTTTACGGAGAATTTATTAGTTATGGTGGTGGAGACGGACAAACTTTAGGAGTTGTTTTAACACCTAAACATATTACTGAACTTTTTTGCGAATTAGTAGACTTAAAACCTTCTGACAATGTTTTTGACCCTTGTTGCGGAACTGGTGGATTTTTAATTTCTGCAATGCACAAAATGTTAGAACAAGCAAAACCAGAAGAAATTGAAACTATAAAAAAACATAGACTTCACGGAATTGAAATTAGAGAAGATATGTTTGCTATTGCATCTACAAATATGATTTTGCGTGGAGATGGAAAAAGTAATTTGCTTAAAGATGATTTTTTAAGAATGCCAATCAGCAAATTAAGAGAGAAAAATTATACTGTTGGTTTTATAAATCCACCTTATTCACAAGCAAAAGGAAAAGATACTTCTCATTTATCTGAAATCCATTTTACAGAACATTTATTAGATGGTTTGGCAGATAATGCAAGATGTGTATTAATCGTACCTCAATCTACAATGGTTGGTAAAACCAAAGAAGACAAACAAGTTAAAAAACGAATATTAGAAAAACACACTTTAGAAGGCGTAATTACTTTAAATAAAGAAACGTTTTATGGTGTTGGCACAAATCCTTGTCTTGCCATATTTACAGCCCACAAACCACATTCTACTAATAAATTTTGCAAATTTATAAATTACGAAGACGATGGTTTTATTGTTAGAAAGCATCTTGGCTTGGTAGAATCTGAAAGAGCAAAAGAACGAAAGGCTCATTTGCTAAATTGTTGGTTACACGATTCGCCTGCTGAATCTAAATTTATGGTAAAAACAACCATTGAGCCAGTAGATGAATGGCTACATTCTTTCTATTATTTCAATGATGAAATACCTAAAGAAGAAGATTTCGAAAATACTATGTCTGACTACCTAACTTTTGAATTTAATATGATAGCCCAAGGAAAAAGCTATTTATTTGATAAAACTAAATAA
- a CDS encoding SH3 domain-containing protein — MRKTILHIIILLLLYSCKDKKKEIEQIQISKQKDTLVIDENIDSVKQTIQTKSKTRQTPREIGVVYVTAENGLTYREKPDINSEKLGKFELGSKLSLVEKTGIQLEVKDNQKTIKGEWIKVISKRYKWHIGYVFDGFVIDSTNADFSKLIIDYSFVNSTLKQPKIEYQKVDFEFAKTNLSEFNKYQISKSENSDKSIEIKPLVSVGNQQDGGYFILKTNKNIFKFPCGKNYSRPCYIYQGFNQYLNAYSIGRVGDGIFETFYLDKDNSSIFKINSEYDDGNFDMFISPLKEKLIVVSSTNYEDYKKYYSSRSSLVIYDIKKIKTFTDIKKAYGYSSEDWEISNINWINENSFILEVYDKTKKDNNGMDVPVDLNYLKVTLK; from the coding sequence ATGAGGAAAACCATTTTACATATCATAATTCTACTTCTCTTATATAGTTGTAAGGACAAAAAAAAAGAGATTGAGCAAATCCAAATTTCTAAACAAAAGGACACTTTAGTAATTGATGAAAATATAGATTCCGTCAAGCAAACAATTCAAACTAAATCAAAAACAAGACAAACACCTAGGGAAATTGGTGTTGTCTATGTAACAGCAGAAAATGGACTTACATATCGTGAAAAGCCAGATATTAATTCTGAAAAACTTGGAAAATTTGAACTTGGTTCAAAATTATCTCTAGTTGAAAAAACTGGAATACAATTAGAAGTTAAAGATAATCAGAAAACTATTAAGGGAGAATGGATTAAAGTAATTTCAAAAAGGTATAAATGGCATATTGGCTATGTTTTTGATGGATTTGTAATTGATTCTACAAATGCTGATTTTTCGAAATTGATAATTGATTATAGCTTTGTTAACAGCACTTTAAAACAGCCAAAAATTGAATATCAAAAAGTTGACTTTGAGTTTGCTAAAACTAATCTTTCAGAATTTAATAAATATCAAATATCTAAATCTGAAAACTCAGATAAATCTATCGAAATAAAACCTTTAGTCTCTGTTGGAAATCAACAAGATGGAGGTTATTTTATCCTCAAAACCAATAAAAATATTTTTAAGTTTCCTTGTGGCAAAAATTACTCGAGACCTTGTTATATATATCAAGGTTTTAATCAATATCTAAATGCTTATTCTATTGGAAGAGTTGGCGATGGAATTTTCGAAACATTTTATCTTGATAAAGATAATAGCTCAATATTCAAAATAAATAGCGAGTATGATGATGGTAATTTTGATATGTTTATATCACCTTTAAAAGAGAAATTAATTGTTGTGTCATCTACTAATTATGAGGATTACAAAAAATATTACAGCTCTCGTTCAAGTTTAGTAATTTACGATATTAAAAAAATAAAAACTTTTACTGATATAAAAAAAGCTTATGGATATTCTTCAGAAGATTGGGAGATATCGAATATAAATTGGATTAATGAAAATTCATTTATTCTAGAAGTATATGACAAAACTAAAAAAGACAACAACGGAATGGATGTTCCTGTTGATTTAAACTATTTGAAAGTAACGCTGAAATAA
- a CDS encoding restriction endonuclease subunit S — protein sequence MDLDFKNKEWKEFTFDDFFEIDSTSSGIDKNKLIKKTGVFPYITRSDKNNGFDTFVSKQIDKYKTDDSNVITIGLDTQTVFYQSTKFYTGQNIQVLKNKHLNREIAQFLIPLIKTQMEKFNWGGNGATLTRLKRSKLLIPLNNKKEPDFAFMEFYIKNKEEIKLKTYYEHISKRIKELKKYKSVEPLNKKEWKEFFIEDVTEILSGRDIYATERIKGNTPYISATANNNGIGAFVGNENPTLESDCLSVNRNGSVGYSFYHSYPALFSNDCRKLRLKNSSKHIGIFISQQITRQRGKYGYGYKMGTARLKRQKIMLPINDLNEPDYVFMENYMKRLEYKKLTDYLKKKMN from the coding sequence ATGGATTTAGATTTTAAAAATAAAGAGTGGAAAGAATTTACTTTTGACGATTTCTTTGAAATTGATTCTACTTCGAGTGGAATTGATAAAAATAAATTGATTAAAAAAACAGGTGTTTTTCCATATATAACAAGGTCTGATAAAAATAATGGATTTGATACGTTTGTGTCAAAACAAATTGACAAATATAAAACTGATGATTCAAATGTGATTACTATTGGCCTTGATACACAAACCGTTTTTTATCAGTCAACCAAATTCTATACAGGTCAAAACATACAAGTTCTAAAAAACAAACATTTAAACAGAGAAATTGCACAGTTCCTTATTCCTCTTATTAAAACACAGATGGAAAAGTTTAATTGGGGCGGAAATGGAGCTACTTTAACAAGGTTAAAAAGAAGTAAACTACTTATTCCTTTAAATAATAAAAAAGAGCCTGACTTCGCTTTTATGGAGTTCTATATTAAGAATAAAGAAGAAATTAAGTTAAAAACTTATTACGAACATATATCTAAAAGAATTAAAGAACTTAAAAAGTATAAAAGTGTAGAGCCTTTAAACAAAAAAGAATGGAAAGAATTTTTTATTGAAGATGTAACTGAAATTTTATCAGGTAGAGATATTTACGCAACAGAAAGAATTAAAGGAAATACACCATATATATCTGCTACTGCAAACAACAATGGAATTGGTGCTTTTGTTGGGAATGAAAACCCAACACTCGAATCGGACTGTTTGTCTGTTAACAGAAATGGTTCTGTAGGTTATTCTTTTTATCACTCATATCCAGCTCTGTTTTCTAACGACTGTAGAAAGTTAAGATTAAAGAATTCAAGTAAACATATAGGTATTTTTATATCACAACAAATTACAAGACAAAGAGGAAAATATGGATATGGTTACAAAATGGGAACAGCTCGTCTAAAACGTCAAAAAATAATGTTGCCTATAAATGACTTGAATGAACCTGACTATGTTTTTATGGAAAACTATATGAAACGATTGGAATATAAAAAACTGACTGATTATTTGAAAAAGAAAATGAACTGA
- a CDS encoding AAA domain-containing protein, protein MAYHNNEDIFDDEPIELIIRFENKAVSTLDKQNKGSFEELKRWIENKSIKCFFQKKNEDEHKVTFQIENKQIELVLKWQEQTFDYKTIINQKSKNVISEIQQLNSDEYSVTENCKVKLIDFKKPYRSQRELEDLYNKICKLEISPKSEIENQQEIWDKWIEAQKLILNKNSQPLEIVKYDQPINIHESLYQFRVKLKQEENLEFKNIEKIISEEPFNLNERINPDGSLLLRFKDINDVLDRVIQKDFTTILERNKQIACVLKITPFSISNKISKTFNNRFIVSNNSDTINVYINNLSQKQEVVDKMFLEQFYFKTYGAEFEIDWHCNIKLDKNLNISDHLLRRLRHNVFSRKHNEFDSLKKMYQELITIFGKDKVKSKVHLHFDQSRVNEPIRFENSSFKNTFWTEIKREFYSFDFDTNVSESQQTVAFEFVDYSDLKSKYEKIKSLNRFNIMLSPLNDDFKFKVKIDIIAKKSKKEEFLDKTRQIAGSEFYIDRGDKFEYKKRQVVIGNLNGRNSDYNYYVFNLPYKWSDDKRQTDKFFKFIEEEPKIKFVTPNLRGDQAKISWLNEAMNKITNPKEGLDLKPVNEKIKDFIFDSSKAEEIYKNLSKDEEEWNELKRHELLILNDSQRKAVLSALNCTDLALLQGPPGTGKTTVIAEMIWQMVRVNQEQKILLTSETNLAVDNALEKLLNKNHTLVKPIRFGRASKFEEEGKKYAFERIMKWVDEKFETDDNYENEVLEEDDVEIVEEDFYNNSVQLWMRRIANNSQQSNPKYSDIMKDWAFEMAQPDKEMKTLFKDKYFKYANVVGSTSSSAGSPNFGADYQRIFNDYEGELEIGQLYKRAKNLSKKHIGFNGWYKGTNLLEVIKPIEFDTVITDEASKATPPELLLPMCFGRKNIIIGDHRQLPPMLHDKTFKETLESLETTESKELASEIDKDFVETSQFERLIMHPKVSTTIKSTFNEQYRMHPKINNVIKQFYLDEGGLEPGKPIKENANDTNLNNPFSRHHGFLLNKFINPDIHTIWVNVDEPEELSGTSRINNYEIEAVELIIKLLKKSNGFEEYMKHWQNNNDQNKVQEEQEIGLISFYGHQVSRLKEVALKARNKYNIPVRLNTVDKFQGMERNIIIVSTVRSDKKIENGITKTNKDIGFAKSPKRLNVALSRAKRLLIVVGNKNMFYRFKDKNGNQIYKNVIDTINDEGIVVDFKNLKKEFGDDE, encoded by the coding sequence ATGGCATACCATAATAATGAAGATATTTTCGATGACGAACCAATAGAACTAATAATAAGATTCGAAAATAAAGCAGTAAGTACTCTTGACAAACAAAATAAAGGAAGCTTTGAAGAATTAAAAAGATGGATTGAAAACAAATCAATAAAATGCTTCTTTCAAAAGAAAAATGAAGACGAGCATAAAGTAACTTTTCAAATTGAAAACAAGCAAATAGAATTAGTTTTAAAATGGCAAGAGCAAACTTTCGACTATAAAACAATAATAAATCAAAAATCGAAAAATGTAATATCTGAAATTCAACAACTCAATTCAGATGAATATAGTGTTACTGAAAATTGTAAAGTAAAACTTATTGACTTCAAAAAACCTTATCGCTCTCAAAGAGAATTAGAAGATTTATATAACAAAATATGCAAACTTGAAATTTCGCCAAAATCAGAAATTGAAAATCAGCAAGAAATTTGGGATAAATGGATTGAAGCACAAAAACTCATTCTTAATAAAAATTCTCAACCATTAGAAATAGTCAAATACGACCAACCGATAAATATTCACGAATCACTCTATCAATTTCGAGTTAAGTTAAAGCAAGAAGAAAATCTAGAATTTAAGAATATTGAAAAGATTATTTCAGAAGAACCTTTCAATTTAAACGAAAGAATAAATCCTGATGGAAGTCTGCTTTTGAGGTTTAAAGATATTAACGATGTATTAGATAGAGTTATACAAAAAGACTTTACAACCATACTCGAAAGGAATAAACAAATTGCTTGTGTTCTTAAAATCACACCTTTTTCCATATCAAATAAAATTAGTAAAACATTTAACAATCGTTTTATAGTTTCAAATAATAGCGATACAATTAATGTTTACATAAATAATTTATCTCAAAAACAGGAAGTTGTAGATAAAATGTTTTTAGAGCAATTTTACTTCAAGACTTACGGAGCAGAATTCGAAATTGATTGGCATTGCAATATAAAATTAGATAAGAACTTAAATATTAGCGACCATTTATTGAGACGATTAAGGCACAATGTTTTCTCAAGAAAACATAATGAATTTGATAGTCTAAAAAAAATGTACCAAGAATTAATCACCATTTTTGGAAAAGATAAAGTTAAGTCAAAAGTGCATTTACACTTCGACCAATCTAGAGTTAACGAACCAATAAGGTTTGAAAACTCATCATTTAAAAACACTTTTTGGACTGAAATAAAACGAGAATTTTATTCATTCGATTTTGACACAAATGTTAGTGAATCACAACAAACTGTTGCTTTTGAATTTGTTGATTATTCAGATTTAAAATCAAAATACGAGAAAATAAAATCTTTAAATAGATTTAATATTATGCTCTCGCCATTAAATGACGATTTTAAATTCAAAGTAAAAATTGACATCATAGCTAAAAAATCTAAAAAAGAAGAGTTTTTGGATAAAACAAGACAGATAGCTGGTTCAGAATTCTACATTGATAGAGGTGATAAATTTGAATACAAAAAAAGACAGGTTGTAATTGGAAATCTAAATGGTAGAAATTCCGACTATAATTATTACGTTTTCAACTTACCTTATAAATGGTCAGATGATAAACGTCAAACAGATAAATTTTTCAAGTTCATTGAAGAAGAACCTAAAATTAAATTTGTAACACCAAATTTAAGAGGAGACCAAGCAAAAATATCTTGGCTAAATGAAGCAATGAATAAAATTACTAATCCAAAAGAAGGATTAGACCTAAAACCTGTAAACGAAAAAATCAAAGATTTCATTTTTGATAGTTCAAAAGCAGAGGAAATATATAAAAACCTCTCAAAAGATGAGGAAGAATGGAATGAATTAAAAAGACACGAATTACTAATCTTAAACGATTCTCAAAGAAAAGCTGTTCTATCTGCTTTAAATTGTACAGATTTAGCATTACTTCAAGGTCCACCAGGAACTGGTAAAACAACTGTTATCGCAGAAATGATTTGGCAAATGGTAAGAGTTAACCAAGAACAAAAAATTCTTTTAACTTCTGAAACAAATCTTGCTGTAGATAACGCATTAGAAAAATTACTAAATAAAAATCATACACTAGTAAAACCAATACGTTTTGGAAGAGCTAGTAAGTTTGAGGAAGAAGGAAAAAAGTATGCGTTTGAACGCATAATGAAATGGGTTGACGAAAAATTTGAAACTGATGATAATTATGAAAATGAAGTTTTAGAGGAAGATGATGTTGAAATAGTTGAAGAAGATTTTTACAATAATTCTGTACAATTATGGATGCGAAGAATTGCGAACAATTCTCAACAATCTAATCCAAAATATAGTGACATTATGAAAGATTGGGCTTTTGAAATGGCTCAACCTGATAAAGAAATGAAAACCTTATTTAAAGATAAATACTTTAAATATGCAAATGTTGTTGGTAGCACTAGTAGTTCAGCAGGAAGTCCAAATTTCGGTGCTGATTATCAACGAATTTTCAACGATTATGAAGGCGAATTAGAAATTGGTCAATTATATAAACGAGCTAAAAATCTAAGTAAAAAACATATAGGTTTTAACGGTTGGTATAAAGGAACAAATTTATTAGAGGTAATTAAACCTATTGAATTTGATACAGTAATAACTGATGAGGCAAGTAAAGCGACACCACCTGAATTATTATTGCCAATGTGTTTTGGACGCAAAAACATTATAATTGGCGACCATAGACAATTACCACCAATGCTTCACGATAAAACCTTTAAAGAAACATTAGAATCACTTGAAACAACAGAATCAAAAGAATTGGCATCTGAAATTGATAAGGACTTTGTAGAAACTTCTCAGTTTGAAAGATTAATAATGCACCCTAAAGTTTCAACAACCATTAAATCTACATTTAATGAACAATATAGAATGCATCCAAAAATAAACAATGTAATTAAACAATTCTACTTGGATGAAGGTGGTTTAGAACCGGGAAAACCGATAAAGGAAAATGCAAATGACACCAATCTAAATAATCCATTTTCTAGACATCACGGATTTTTACTCAATAAGTTTATAAATCCAGACATCCATACTATTTGGGTTAATGTGGATGAACCAGAAGAATTAAGCGGAACATCAAGAATAAATAATTATGAAATTGAAGCTGTTGAGCTCATCATAAAACTACTAAAAAAATCAAATGGATTTGAAGAGTATATGAAACATTGGCAAAACAATAACGACCAAAATAAAGTTCAAGAAGAACAAGAAATTGGTTTAATTAGTTTTTACGGACACCAAGTGTCAAGACTGAAAGAAGTTGCCTTAAAGGCAAGAAACAAATATAATATACCAGTTCGTTTAAATACTGTCGATAAATTTCAAGGTATGGAAAGAAACATCATTATTGTTTCAACAGTAAGGAGTGATAAAAAGATAGAAAACGGAATAACGAAAACGAATAAAGATATTGGTTTTGCTAAATCACCTAAACGATTGAATGTAGCACTATCAAGAGCCAAACGATTATTAATAGTTGTTGGTAATAAAAATATGTTTTACAGATTTAAAGATAAAAATGGAAACCAAATTTATAAAAATGTAATTGACACTATAAACGATGAAGGGATTGTTGTTGATTTCAAAAACTTAAAAAAAGAATTTGGTGATGATGAATAA